A region of Brevundimonas sp. NIBR10 DNA encodes the following proteins:
- the rplR gene encoding 50S ribosomal protein L18: MATTLKQKAARRTERNRRRLKAMGNGRLRLSVHRSDKNISAQIIDDLKGVTVASASSLEGESAGLAKGAKAETAAAIGKLVAERAIKAGVTDVVFDRGGYIYHGRVKALAEAAREAGLNF, from the coding sequence ATGGCAACCACGCTCAAACAAAAAGCCGCTCGCCGCACCGAACGCAACCGCCGTCGCCTCAAGGCGATGGGCAACGGTCGCCTGCGTCTGTCCGTGCACCGCTCGGACAAGAACATCTCGGCCCAGATCATCGACGACCTCAAGGGCGTCACGGTCGCATCGGCCTCTTCGCTGGAAGGCGAGAGCGCCGGTCTGGCCAAGGGTGCCAAGGCCGAGACCGCAGCCGCCATCGGCAAGCTGGTCGCCGAACGTGCGATCAAGGCCGGCGTCACGGACGTCGTCTTCGATCGCGGCGGCTATATCTATCACGGACGGGTGAAGGCGCTGGCGGAAGCCGCGCGTGAAGCCGGCCTGAACTTCTAG
- the rpsE gene encoding 30S ribosomal protein S5 has translation MASQPQRGPGGGNDRNRRDNRNGPAVDGPDSDIVEKLVHINRVAATVKGGRRFSFAALMVVGDGKGRVGFGHGKAREVPEAIRKATEEAKKTMIRVPLRENRTLHHDGAGRWGAGKIMMRAAPPGTGVIAGGPMRAVLETLGVHDVVAKSTGSSNPYNMIRATFEALKVQSSPRQVASKRGKKVADLMGRRNDGASTPVETAEAVEG, from the coding sequence ATGGCCTCTCAACCCCAACGCGGACCCGGCGGCGGCAACGACCGCAACCGTCGCGACAACCGCAATGGCCCCGCCGTCGACGGTCCGGATTCGGACATCGTCGAAAAGCTGGTCCACATCAACCGCGTCGCCGCCACCGTGAAGGGTGGCCGTCGCTTCAGCTTCGCCGCCCTGATGGTCGTCGGTGACGGCAAGGGCCGCGTCGGCTTCGGTCACGGCAAGGCGCGTGAAGTGCCGGAAGCCATCCGCAAGGCGACCGAAGAAGCCAAGAAGACGATGATCCGCGTTCCGCTGCGCGAGAACCGCACCCTGCACCACGACGGCGCCGGCCGTTGGGGCGCTGGCAAGATCATGATGCGTGCGGCCCCTCCCGGGACCGGCGTGATCGCGGGTGGTCCGATGCGCGCGGTCCTGGAAACCCTCGGCGTCCATGACGTCGTGGCCAAGTCCACGGGCTCTTCGAACCCCTACAACATGATCCGTGCGACGTTCGAGGCGCTGAAAGTCCAGTCGTCGCCGCGTCAGGTCGCGTCCAAGCGTGGCAAGAAGGTCGCCGACCTGATGGGCCGCCGCAACGACGGTGCCTCGACCCCGGTCGAGACCGCCGAAGCCGTGGAGGGCTGA
- the rpmD gene encoding 50S ribosomal protein L30: MATVTVKQTGSPIRRKNDQRATLVGLGLNRMGRESTLEDTPSVRGMIAKVAHLTEIVEK, from the coding sequence ATGGCTACCGTCACCGTCAAGCAGACCGGTTCGCCGATCCGCCGCAAGAACGACCAGCGCGCCACCCTGGTGGGCCTGGGTCTGAACCGCATGGGCCGCGAGTCCACGCTGGAAGACACCCCCTCGGTTCGCGGGATGATCGCCAAGGTCGCCCACCTGACCGAGATCGTCGAGAAGTAA